One Castanea sativa cultivar Marrone di Chiusa Pesio chromosome 4, ASM4071231v1 DNA window includes the following coding sequences:
- the LOC142631226 gene encoding protein NRT1/ PTR FAMILY 3.1-like: MEYLEKENMANVDQKQEKIEDEKKIIMRKKKKKLGGIKTLPFIFANEICDKFAATGFHSNMITYLTQELNMPLVQASNTLTNFGGTANFTSLIGALIADSFAGRFWTIVAGSIIYELGLISITISAVLPTLRPPLCPTQVNCKEASGLQLWVLYISLLLSSLGSGGIRPCVVTFAADQFDMTKSSAAARSWNLFNWYYFSMGMATLTALTFVVYIQDNVGWGWGLGVPTIAMALSIIAFLVGSPLYNRIKPAGSPLVRLAQVIVAAVKKRKEVVPENPAFLYENRELDAAISLHGRLLHTNQFKWFDKAAVITNSHATDSKPPNLWKLSTVHRVEELKCIIRMLPIWAAGIALIASSSHLHSFTILQARSMERHLSHSFQIPPASMSIFGNITMLVGLVLYERLFVPFARRFTGNPSGITCLQRMGVGFVVNILTTVVASFVEIKRKAVAADHNLLDDPKAIIPISIFWLVPQFCLHGVAEVFMSVGHLEFLYDQSPESMRSTAAALYWIAISMGNYIGTLMVSLVHKYSGKKSNWLPDRNLNRGRLEYYYWLVSGIQVINLLYYVICSCLYTYKPLEEVSEICEEDKEVLAGDKIPSMILDSRNAHGEVELGRNETA; this comes from the exons CAAATGAAATATGCGACAAATTTGCAGCAACTGGTTTCCATTCCAACATGATAACGTACCTAACACAAGAGCTTAACATGCCGCTTGTACAAGCCTCCAACACACTCACCAACTTTGGTGGAACTGCCAATTTCACTTCATTGATTGGTGCTTTAATTGCCGACTCCTTTGCCGGGCGGTTTTGGACCATCGTGGCTGGTTCTATAATCTATGAACTG GGATTGATTAGCATCACCATTTCAGCAGTTCTGCCAACGCTCCGCCCTCCACTGTGCCCAACTCAAGTGAACTGCAAGGAAGCCTCAGGCTTGCAACTTTGGGTCCTCTACATCTCTCTACTGCTTTCATCTCTTGGCTCAGGTGGCATTAGGCCTTGTGTTGTTACCTTTGCTGCAGACCAATTTGACATGACCAAATCAAGTGCAGCAGCTAGAAGTTGGAATTTGTTCAATTGGTACTATTTTAGCATGGGAATGGCAACACTTACTGCCCTGACTTTTGTGGTTTACATCCAAGATAATGTAGGTTGGGGCTGGGGTCTTGGAGTTCCAACCATAGCCATGGCCTTGTCAATTATAGCTTTTTTGGTGGGTTCACCTCTTTACAATAGAATCAAACCTGCGGGTAGTCCCTTGGTTAGATTGGCCCAAGTAATTGTTGCAGCtgtgaagaaaaggaaagaagtcGTACCAGAAAACCCTGCTTTCTTGTATGAAAATAGAGAGCTCGATGCTGCTATTTCTTTGCATGGAAGGCTTCTACACACAAATCAATTCAA GTGGTTTGATAAAGCTGCTGTCATAACAAATAGTCATGCAACAGATTCAAAGCCACCAAATTTATGGAAGCTTTCCACTGTACATCGAGTCGAGGAATTAAAATGCATTATCCGAATGCTTCCTATATGGGCAGCCGGAATTGCTCTTATTGCCTCATCTTCGCACCTGCATAGCTTCACCATTCTACAAGCTCGATCTATGGAACGTCACCTGTCTCACTCCTTCCAAATTCCACCAGCCTCAATGTCTATCTTTGGCAACATAACCATGCTTGTTGGCCTTGTTCTGTATGAACGTCTCTTTGTGCCCTTTGCTCGTCGATTCACTGGAAATCCATCAGGAATCACATGCCTACAAAGAATGGGTGTAGGCTTTGTGGTTAACATTCTTACCACAGTTGTTGCATCATTTGTTGAAATCAAGAGAAAAGCAGTGGCTGCTGATCACAACTTATTGGATGATCCAAAAGCAATTATTCCTATTAGTATTTTTTGGTTGGTACCTCAGTTTTGCCTACATGGTGTAGCTGAAGTTTTCATGTCCGTGGGGCACTTGGAATTTCTTTATGATCAATCACCTGAAAGCATGAGAAGCACTGCTGCAGCACTCTATTGGATAGCAATATCAATGGGAAACTATATAGGCACACTGATGGTATCACTAGTTCATAAGTACTCTGGCAAGAAAAGCAACTGGCTTCCTGATAGGAACCTCAATAGGGGAAGATTGGAATACTACTACTGGCTTGTTAGTGGCATCCAAGTAATAAATCTCTTATATTATGTGATATGTAGTTGCCTTTATACTTATAAGCCATTGGAAGAGGTTAGTGAAATTTGCGAGGAAGATAAAGAAGTACTAGCTGGAGACAAAATACCATCTATGATTTTAGATAGTAGGAATGCCCATGGAGAGGTGGAGCTTGGAAGAAATGAGACAGCTTAG